In the genome of Cumulibacter manganitolerans, the window GGGGGCTTTTTGTCCCGCAGATGGCGATGTGAACCCTATTATGCGGCGCGTTCGGGTGAACTCCAGGGAAACGTCAGGTAAACCCGAGAAACGATGCAGAACCGTGGCCGAGGGCCAGGCGGGTGCTCAGACGCTCCAGGTGTCCTTGCCGCGCAACAGGGCATCGAGGTCGTGCGCGCCGGTCTGCATCTGGTGCTGCAGCTGCTCCTGGGCCTGCGAGTCGTACGTCGGCCTGTGCGCCTGGCGGAAGATGCCCATCGGGGTGTGCGTCAGATCGGTGCCCGAGAGCCGCGACAGGGCGAAGGCGTAGGCCGGATCGTCGGCGTGCGCATCGTGCGTCACGATCTGCGACGGATCCACCGACGCCTCATCGACGACCTTCAGGGAGAACCCGTCGCGGACGACGGCCCGCCGGTGCTCCTTGCCGAAGACCAGCGGCTGCCCGTGCTCGATCGGCAGGATCGCCTCGTCGCGGGTGTCCGGGTTCTTCAGGATGTCGAACGCCCCGTCGTTGAAGATGTTGCAGTTCTGGTAGATCTCCACCAACGCGGTCCCGTTGTGCTGCGCCGCGGCCGTCAGCACGGACGTCAGGTGCTTGCGGTCCGAGTCGAGCGTGCGGGCGACGAACGACGCCTCCGCGCCGAGCGCCAGCGACACCGGGTTGAACGGGTGGTCGAGCGAGCCGACCGGGGTCGACTTGGTGATCTTCCCGACCTCCGACGTGGGGGAGTACTGCCCCTTGGTCAGCCCGTAGATGCGGTTGTTGAACAGCAGGATCTTCACGTTCACGTTGCGTCGCAGCGCATGGATCAGGTGGTTGCCGCCGATCGACAGCGAGTCGCCGTCGCCGGTGATGACCCACACCGAGAGGTCCGGACGCGCCGTCGCCAGCCCGGTGGCGATCGCCGGCGCGCGGCCGTGGATCGAGTGCATGCCGTACGTATCGACGTAGTAGGGGAACCGCGACGAGCAGCCGATTCCGGAGACCATCACGACGTTCTCGCGCTTGACGCCGAGATCGGGCAGGAACCCCTGGAACGCCGCGAGGATCGCGTAGTCACCGCAGCCGGGGCACCAGCGCACCTCCGAGGAGGACGTGAAGTCCTTGCGGGTCTGCGGTTCCTCGGCAAGCGGTACGCCGTCCATGCCACCGACCTTGGGCATTCCGAGCATCACCTGTGAGGTCACGAGCCGTCCACTTCCTTCACGATCTGGCCCAATACGTCTTCCAGCTCCACGGCGCCGAACGGCAGCCCGCGGACCTTGTTGTAGCCCTCGGCGTCCACCAGGTACTTCGCGCGCACCAGCATCCGCAGCTGCCCGAGGTTCATCTCCGGGATGATCACGCGCTCGTAGCGGGCGAGCACCTCGCCGAGGTCGTTCGGCAGCGGGTTCACGTGTCGCAGGTGCGCCTGCGCGATCTTGCCGCCGGAGGCCCGCACCCGACGAACGCCGGCGGTGATCGGGCCGTACGTCGAGCCCCAGCCGAGCGCCAGCACCTTCGCGGACCCGGACGGGTCGTCGATGGCGGTGGGTGCGTACGTCGACGCGATGCCGTCGACCTTGCCCTGCCGCAGCCGCACCATCAGGTCGTGGTTGTCGGGGTCGTAGGAGATCTCGCCGGTCTCGTTCGCCTTCTCGATGCCGCCGATCCGGTGCTCGAGCCCCGCCGTTCCCGGGATCGCCCACGCGCGGGCGAGCGTCTCGGGGTCGCGCTTGTAAGGCAGGAACTGGCCGTCCGCACCGTTGGGCTCGGTGGCGCGGTTCAGCTCGATCGGCTCGAGGTCGCTGACCGACGGCACCTGCCACGGCTCGCTGCCGTTGCCGATGTAGCCGTCGGACAGCAGGATCACCGGGGTGCGGTAGGTCAGCGCGATACGGGCCGCCTCGATCGCCGCGTCGAACGCGTCGGACGGCGACTTCGCCGCGATCACCGGCACCGGCGACTCGCCGTTGCGGCCGTACACCGCCTGCAGCAGGTCGGCCTGCTCGGTCTTCGTCGGCAGGCCCGTCGACGGGCCGCCGCGCTGCACGTCGATGATCAGCAGCGGCAGCTCGAGGGAGACGGCCAGGCCGATCGTCTCGGCCTTGAGCGCCACACCCGGGCCGGACGTCGTCGTCACGCCCAGGTGGCCGCCGAAGGACGCGCCGAGCGCCGAGGCGATACCGGCGATCTCGTCCTCGGCCTGGAAGGTGAGCACGTTGAACGACTTCAGCGCCGAGAGCTCGTGCAGGATGTCCGAGGCGGGGGTGATCGGGTAGCTGCCCAGGAACACCGGCAGGCCCGCCAGCCGCCCGGCGGTCACCAAGCCGTAGGCCAGCGCCTTGTTGCCGGTGATCGTGCGGTAGGTGCCCTTGGGCAGGGCCGCCGGCGACACCTCGTAGCTCACCGAGAACGACTCGGTGGTCTCGCCGTACGCCCAACCGGCCTTGAAGGCGGCGATGTTGGCCTCGGCGATCACGGGGTCCTTCGCGAACTTCTTGCGCAGGAACTCGGCGGTGCCCTCGGTGGGCCGGTTGTACATCCAGCACAGCAGACCCAGCGCGAACATGTTCTTGCTGCGCTGCGCCTCCTTCTTGCCGATCTCGAAGTCCTTGAGGGCCTCGACGGTCAGCGACGTCAGCTGCACCGGGTGCACGCGCACGCGGTGCAGCGAGTCGTCCTCCAGGGGGTTCGAGCCGTAGCCGACCTTCTGCAGGTTGCGCTTGGTGAACTCGTCGGTGTTGACGATGACGTCCTTGCCGTCCGGGACGTCCTTGATGTTGGCCTTCAGCGCGGCCGGGTTCATCGCGACGAGCACGTCGGGGGCGTCCCCGGGCGTCACGATGTCGTAGTCGGCGAAGTGCAGCTGGAAGCTCGAGACGCCGGCGAGGGTGCCGGCGGGGGCGCGGATCTCGGCGGGGAAGTTGGGCAGCGTGGACAGGTCGTTGCCGAACGCCGCCGTCTCGGTGGTGAACCGGTCGCCGGTGAGCTGCATTCCGTCGCCTGAGTCTCCGGCGATGCGGATGACGACGCGCTGCAGCTGCTTGGTTTCCTTCGCCATCGGCGAGCGACCTTCTTCCTTGTACGACGACGCCGTCTGCCAGCGAGGGTTCGGCGTACCTCCATTGTGTCACCGGATGCCGTGGAGCGCTGGAGCCGGCGCCCGGGTCCGGCGTTTACCTGCCGCACACGTGGCGCCCCAGGTGGTTACGTCCTCGAAACATCGACGGCGGGGCTCCGAAACAGAGCCCCCTCAGGATGAATCCATCGTTCTTCAGGAGCGATGCCTGGTGAGTCCCGGGCGCGGCCCCCGCGTCGCGTCCGGGACGCCGGGGCTGTTCGACCGTTCGATCAACCCATCACGCGAAGGAGAGGCCTCATGCAGACCTCTGTACTCGCCGCAGCTGCGGACCCTGCTGGATTCGACACCGGATCCATCGCCTGGGTGCTCATCAGCGCGGCACTCGTTTTCCTCATGACTCCGGCGCTGGCGTTCTTCTACGGCGGCATGGTCCGCGCGAAGCACGTGCTCGGCATGCTCATGCAGAACTTCACCGCCATCGCAGTCGGCTCGATCGTCTGGCTGCTGATCGGCTTCTCGCTGGCCTTCGGCAAAGGCAGCGCGATCATCGGCGACTTCACGTTCGCCGGGCTGACGAACCCGTCGGAGGCGATTCCCGGCTTCGAGTCGCTCGCCGTCCCGCCGATGGTGTTCGTCGTCTTCCAGATGACCTTCGCGGTGATCACCCTCGCGCTGATCACCGGCGCGACCGCCGATCGCTGGAAGTTCGGCGCGTTCGTCGGCTTCGGCGCGCTCTGGCTGCTCGTCGTCTACGCGCCCATCGCGCACTGGGTGTGGTCGCCGTCCGGCTGGATCGCCGGCCTCGGCGCGCTGGACTTCGCCGGCGGCACGGTCGTGCACATCAACGCCGGCACCGCCGGCCTGGCGATGGCGATCATGCTCGGACGCCGCCGGGGCTACGGCAAGGACCCGATGCGCGGGCACAACATCCCGTTCGTGCTGCTCGGCGCCGGTCTGCTGTGGTTCGGCTGGTTCGGCTTCAACGCCGGCTCGGCGCTCGCGGTCAACGACGGCAATACCCAGCTCGCCGCCATCTCGTTCATCAACACGATCATCGCGCCGGCCGCCGCACTCGCCGGGTGGGCGATCTACGAAAAGCTGCGCCACGGCGCGTCGACGACGCTCGGCGCGGCGTCCGGCGCCGTCGCCGGGCTCGTCGCGATCACCCCGTGCGCGGGATTCGTCACCCCGCTGGCCTCGATCCCGATCGGTCTCGTCGCCGGCATCCTGTGCGCCTTCAGCCTCGGCCTGAAGGAGAAGGTCAAGGTGGACGACGCGCTCGACGTCGTCGCGGTGCACCTCATCGGCGGCGTGTGGGGCTCGATCGCCGTCGGCCTGTTCGCCACCAGCTCGGTCAACTCGCTCGTGAGCGACCCGGGCCTGCTCGTCGGCGGTGGCCCGGCGTTGCTCGGCAAGCAGATCCTGGCCGTTGCGGTCGTCCTCGTGTACTCCTTCGTCGGTACATTCGTCATCGGAAAGCTCGTCGGGCTGGTTGCCCGCGGCCACCGCGTCGACGTCGAGACCGAGATCACCGGACTCGACCAGGCGATGCACAGCGAGACGGCCTACGAGTTCACCGACTCCGGTCACGGAGCGCAGACCCGGGGCAGCGCGCTCGACCTGGCTGCCGCGTCCACCGCGATGAAGAAGGAAGCACAGGTATGAAACTCGTAACCGCAGTCATCAAGCCGTTCATGCTGGGCGACGTCAAGGAGGCGCTGGAATCCCTCGGAGTCTCCGGGATGACCATCGGCGAGGTCTCCGGCTACGGCCGGCAGAAGGGTCATACCGAGATCTACCGCGGCTCGGAGTACGAGGTCGACCTGGTGCCGAAGATCAAGCTCGAGGTCATCTGCGACGAGATGGACCTCGACGGGATCGTCAACGAGATCGTCCGCGCCGCCAACACCGGCAAGATCGGTGACGGCAAGGTCTGGGTGACCACCGTGGACCAGGTAGTCAGGGTGCGGACCGGTGAGCGCGACGCCGACGCAGTCTGAGACAGTCCGCGCAGCTCGGGACCGGCTCATTCGTGATGGGTCGGTGGTCGGTCCCGAGCTGCGCGCCAGGCTCACGTCGCTGTACGACCGGTGGCTGGCGAGCCTGCTGCCGGCCGACCAGCCCATCGCGCTGGTCGCCGTCGGCGGCCTCGGGCGCCAGGAGCCCGCGCCGTACAGCGATCTCGACCTCGTGCTGCTGCACGACCTGCCCGCGCGGCGGGTCCGGGAGGTCGCCGACTCCATCTGGTACCCGAT includes:
- a CDS encoding 2-oxoacid:ferredoxin oxidoreductase subunit beta gives rise to the protein MTSQVMLGMPKVGGMDGVPLAEEPQTRKDFTSSSEVRWCPGCGDYAILAAFQGFLPDLGVKRENVVMVSGIGCSSRFPYYVDTYGMHSIHGRAPAIATGLATARPDLSVWVITGDGDSLSIGGNHLIHALRRNVNVKILLFNNRIYGLTKGQYSPTSEVGKITKSTPVGSLDHPFNPVSLALGAEASFVARTLDSDRKHLTSVLTAAAQHNGTALVEIYQNCNIFNDGAFDILKNPDTRDEAILPIEHGQPLVFGKEHRRAVVRDGFSLKVVDEASVDPSQIVTHDAHADDPAYAFALSRLSGTDLTHTPMGIFRQAHRPTYDSQAQEQLQHQMQTGAHDLDALLRGKDTWSV
- a CDS encoding 2-oxoacid:acceptor oxidoreductase subunit alpha, with translation MAKETKQLQRVVIRIAGDSGDGMQLTGDRFTTETAAFGNDLSTLPNFPAEIRAPAGTLAGVSSFQLHFADYDIVTPGDAPDVLVAMNPAALKANIKDVPDGKDVIVNTDEFTKRNLQKVGYGSNPLEDDSLHRVRVHPVQLTSLTVEALKDFEIGKKEAQRSKNMFALGLLCWMYNRPTEGTAEFLRKKFAKDPVIAEANIAAFKAGWAYGETTESFSVSYEVSPAALPKGTYRTITGNKALAYGLVTAGRLAGLPVFLGSYPITPASDILHELSALKSFNVLTFQAEDEIAGIASALGASFGGHLGVTTTSGPGVALKAETIGLAVSLELPLLIIDVQRGGPSTGLPTKTEQADLLQAVYGRNGESPVPVIAAKSPSDAFDAAIEAARIALTYRTPVILLSDGYIGNGSEPWQVPSVSDLEPIELNRATEPNGADGQFLPYKRDPETLARAWAIPGTAGLEHRIGGIEKANETGEISYDPDNHDLMVRLRQGKVDGIASTYAPTAIDDPSGSAKVLALGWGSTYGPITAGVRRVRASGGKIAQAHLRHVNPLPNDLGEVLARYERVIIPEMNLGQLRMLVRAKYLVDAEGYNKVRGLPFGAVELEDVLGQIVKEVDGS
- a CDS encoding ammonium transporter, whose amino-acid sequence is MQTSVLAAAADPAGFDTGSIAWVLISAALVFLMTPALAFFYGGMVRAKHVLGMLMQNFTAIAVGSIVWLLIGFSLAFGKGSAIIGDFTFAGLTNPSEAIPGFESLAVPPMVFVVFQMTFAVITLALITGATADRWKFGAFVGFGALWLLVVYAPIAHWVWSPSGWIAGLGALDFAGGTVVHINAGTAGLAMAIMLGRRRGYGKDPMRGHNIPFVLLGAGLLWFGWFGFNAGSALAVNDGNTQLAAISFINTIIAPAAALAGWAIYEKLRHGASTTLGAASGAVAGLVAITPCAGFVTPLASIPIGLVAGILCAFSLGLKEKVKVDDALDVVAVHLIGGVWGSIAVGLFATSSVNSLVSDPGLLVGGGPALLGKQILAVAVVLVYSFVGTFVIGKLVGLVARGHRVDVETEITGLDQAMHSETAYEFTDSGHGAQTRGSALDLAAASTAMKKEAQV
- a CDS encoding P-II family nitrogen regulator, coding for MKLVTAVIKPFMLGDVKEALESLGVSGMTIGEVSGYGRQKGHTEIYRGSEYEVDLVPKIKLEVICDEMDLDGIVNEIVRAANTGKIGDGKVWVTTVDQVVRVRTGERDADAV